The following proteins are encoded in a genomic region of Ammospiza caudacuta isolate bAmmCau1 chromosome 3, bAmmCau1.pri, whole genome shotgun sequence:
- the MDH1 gene encoding malate dehydrogenase, cytoplasmic encodes MGEPVRVLVTGAAGQIAYSLLYSIAKGDVFGKDQPLILVLLDITPMMTVLEGVVMELQDCALPLLREVIPTDKEEVAFKDLDIAILVGSMPRREGMERKDLLKANVKIFKSQGAALDKYAKKTVKVVVVGNPANTNCLIASKSAPSIPKENFSCLTRLDHNRAKSQIALKLGVTANDVKNVIIWGNHSSTQYPDVNHAKVNLKGKEVGVYEAIKDDSWLKGDFIVTVQQRGAAVIKARKLSSAMSAAKAICDHVRDIWFGTPAGEFVSMGVISDGNSYGVPEDLLYSFPVVIKDKTWKFVEGLPINDFSREKMEITAKELTEEKETAVEFLSSA; translated from the exons ATG GGTGAACCTGTCAGAGTGCTGGTGactggagcagctgggcagaTTGCTTACTCCCTCCTCTACAGCATTGCCAAGGGCGATGTCTTCGGCAAAGACCAG ccTCTTATTCTTGTGCTGCTGGACATCACTCCTATGATGACAGTACTGGAAGGTGTGGTGATGGAGCTGCAGGACTGTGCTCTGCCGCTGCTCAGAG agGTCATTCCAACAGACAAGGAGGAAGTTGCATTCAAAGACCTTGACATAGCAATTCTGGTTGGCTCCATGCCAAGGAGAGAGGGCATGGAGAGGAAGGATTTACTCAAAGCAAATGTAAAAATTTTCAAGTCTCAGGGTGCAGCCTTGGACAAGTATGCCAAAAAGACTGTCAAG gtTGTGGTTGTTGGGAATCCAGCCAATACCAACTGCCTGATTGCATCAAAGTCAGCCCCATCCATACCAAAGGAAAACTTCAGCTGCTTAACTCGTTTGGATCACAACAGAGCCAAATCTCAG ATTGCTCTGAAACTTGGTGTGACTGCTAATGATGTGAAGAATGTCATCATCTGGGGCAACCACTCCTCCACTCAATATCCTGATGTTAACCATGCGAAGGTAAatctgaaaggaaaggaagttgGAGTCTATGAAGCTATAAAAGATGACAGCTGGCTGAAGGGAGACTTTATTGTG ACTGTTCAGCAACGTGGAGCAGCTGTTATTAAGGCCAGGAAGCTGTCCAGTGCCATGTCAGCTGCCAAAGCTATCTGTGATCATGTGAGGGACATCTGGTTTGGCACTCCAGCG GGGGAGTTTGTTTCGATGGGAGTCATTTCTGATGGCAATTCTTATGGTGTTCCTGAAGACCTGCTGTATTCATTCCCAGTTGTGATCAAG GACAAGACCTGGAAGTTTGTTGAGGGTCTTCCTATTAATGATTTTTCTCGTGAGAAGATGGAAATTACTGCTAAGGAGTTAACTGAAGAGAAGGAGACTGCTGTGGAATTCCTCTCCAGTGCATGA